One part of the Nymphalis io chromosome 22, ilAglIoxx1.1, whole genome shotgun sequence genome encodes these proteins:
- the LOC126777368 gene encoding sister chromatid cohesion protein DCC1: protein METSEERTSDDVRKVIKTAKLHESELTETTQILRFPSPDQQNHNLRLMLLDDNLLKEIEAGNQLIFKGDTDENAVLCTSNKTYDIKEAETSNSLLLVPDLLFAASTGLDETSANNSMEVDSDSSFERSNTSLNKSTECDEEQLPRNIVFKDIVDTFFTYYELKPCKPRLSKLRKLLEPTKYRGSELEYSVDKSKLLNYDAIFDQVQSSRDELNEELVKIQAIKIDEHYRLLEFDYEFRVLSYMLDLIDENSWSLDKISKEVTLESLKDLVPGCILESMFMSYTEESVMEDGIQYYRYKENKVCKFLARVLLKSAGKFNLVEFLQAWRDSVPEGMTTDEYLLAGIALVDKTSTPQVVWGFSENDLPEDINQRFKVLFQTKAKWTVSEISPYIELYATEKLNVNALLTKYARASTQDGIRVFSAKHMK from the exons TGAAGAAAGAACTTCAGATGACGTTAggaaagttataaaaacagcaaAACTACACGAATCCGAATTAACAGAAACTACGCAGATATTACGATTTCCAAGTCCTGATCaacaaaatcataatttaagaCTAATGCTTTTAGATGACAATTTACTGAAGGAAATCGAAGCAGGAaaccaattaatatttaaag GCGATACTGATGAAAATGCCGTCTTATGTACGAGTAATAAAACATACGACATTAAAGAAGCTGAGACTTCGAACAGCTTGCTATTAGTACCCGATTTGCTGTTCGCTGCTTCAACAGGCCTAGATGAAACTAGCGCTAACAATTCCATGGAAGTCGACTCTGATTCATCATTCGAAAGATCAAATACCAGCTTAAACAAATCTACCGAATGCGATGAAGAGCAATTACCCAGAAACATCGTTTTTAAGGACATAGTAGATACATTCTTTACCTATTATGAGCTGAAGCCTTGCAAACCTCGTTTATCGAAATTAAGAAAACTTCTGGAACCAACGAAATATCGAGGATCTGAACTAGAATACTCGGTTGATAAATCGAAGTTGCTAAATTATGATGCGATTTTTGATCAAGTACAATCATCCAGAGATGAGTTAAACGAAGAGCTAGTAAAGATTCAGGCGATTAAAATCGATGAACATTATCGATTATTAGAATTCGATTACGAATTTCGGGTCCTTTCCTACATGTTGGATTTAATCGATGAAAATTCCTGGTCATTGGATAAGATATCGAAGGAAGTAACATTGGAGAGCTTGAAAGATCTCGTTCCAGGGTGTATATTGGAATCAATGTTCATGTCTTACACAGAGGAGTCTGTCATGGAGGATGGAATACAGTACTAtcgatataaagaaaataaagtttGTAAGTTCTTGGCGAGAGTGTTGCTGAAAAGTGCGGGAAAATTCAATTTAGTTGAATTCTTGCAAGCTTGGAGGGACTCCGTGCCGGAAGGGATGACGACGGAc GAATACTTGTTAGCGGGCATTGCTTTAGTAGACAAAACGTCAACCCCCCAAGTTGTATGGGGTTTCTCGGAAAATGATTTGCCAGAGGACATAAATCAAAGGTTCAAAGTTCTATTTCAAACGAAAGCAAAATGGACGGTCAGCGAAATATCGCCATACATTGA atTGTACGCCACAGAAAAATTAAACGTGAACGCGTTGTTGACGAAGTATGCGCGCGCATCCACCCAAGATGGCATCCGAGTGTTCTCAGCGAAACAcatgaaatga